One stretch of Gadus chalcogrammus isolate NIFS_2021 chromosome 14, NIFS_Gcha_1.0, whole genome shotgun sequence DNA includes these proteins:
- the LOC130403076 gene encoding stereocilin: MAENRPAKASVGLTSVTLAVWILLLVPALPERTGESSDLRRELIKELLSKWSKGGVWNTPQAPGPGPDRDQKVLHPLVRSIMGGLKTLGLFPNNDPGPSSPNRAVDRHRLSSFLYNISQYLQEMGAELEEGPASEEQLWEKVLQSFIQSEGSAAQSQWSGQGPPRPSVRLQDWFLALRGSPHWDWALGLLESLISLSERQPHRPLLAFLSQNWRTVSALLDAMLQGLVSGSYGQASAALQGFICALKGRADCSFSVSWLQQLLLFLEGRSWRPVVSVHPMGGGPDSHRAPAASGRLRPFSLPPEATEEGGPLGSGPLGSGPLGSGPPGNGSLGDVEELWSLAEDLGSMQSFLLSALSRSGAGGRAGPPAERSPALVARLDGLRRGLVHRVGNTVYRSLRTKVSRVTMAMLDDVSSRVELPHANPQGKCSVGDLRQLILWGIKHNVTWNTQALGFSSQGPPAAPPFLSCPVVEDPGPESSGPLARPHASLRPTLLSRKHTPPITISRRQGDPRNEAPQREALEPLWPLAAAPRREAPEPLLSSEILEAACNASIPGLTGVSNFTVFLYCNLFSAENRSGAAGPAAGGPDLHATCSDAAWYLWAAEEDFLWVHVCSKFFAQEFNNTVCANSSFWLQRAHQAAASKDDPYFNPSSISQLCVALSGEPVRSTAPPDTACLDALASHALTATDFHRCFLPNDSALISVLCGPPDRAPEGGWAAEYCSKASPPPRAGPGDPCDYGAWQPESFTNASLLESCGGPRGLRDYLCDPASLPPQGPDEPDLDELCADGAPEPEPGPCFLQRFFQLLPAPYDFDSSQLCADPGPLLLEALGRLSACQLDEGPRGGWLGALGYALRVLDFMVGVSAGLEEGEGEARAGLAQAILLSSLLDNASFWGALRPQAARSVLHTVGRFLRMEQDPALKEDLLGCFSPLLWELIQREDNSSSLRVLMQEYLQMPRESIRTLVMSAEKDAVKRFLSHVHQSWDQLHVETTQASQQELQAMESMTAAFIHKFPRVTPELFLDLSQFIPFMSVSDILTFPASLIVNDSVLMAIRDHSAEMRPDQKQAFVKRLLQSSVLGDVPTWPPYFLSSLLPLLPHLPVHRFQQLTSQQLAPLVELLANSSLDGTRGRHVLRTLLHRMKNLTGYHLLRLGGLACYLDPADLGPLLQGPLLQPRSAGLWQQLARCVSEGHLSPAGRLSTLLLPAVAALDSSLLSREELSALSGLLPRLGASFLEPLPTPRLLELLTAPGVPSYPPAQASLLLSRISEDTKFTMETLCRLKPLLPGLSLAVLRALGWSEISSGASCQCWSSLGSGLRAGQRAMVFTALQEALLSGGVMNTSLGAPCLGPFVPLRRLMELVEGEAVLEDLRPYREVHWLPQQAQLLFKKIQEVKNISRELVQDLGHMTGGMSCDWLRLWNNDTDFSKLVKLVSDLPEIIRPALRKCIVEELRIHPEIRLDDLHPWFAAALPVTMAERLSNTSLTRILVLLRRNLPAFLTLPRYKQMHLAERALTVLASPRALAEGALEGDSLDLLGPLVPFLERGTLALVDREALIVRLDDLRGYCWPSDPLGGLGPLLGERTLLGEPSKWEVQDVEHLGRLVLTLSAKQINSIPLAVLTRDAVEQVLVAQRRWEETRVGRACDAHCTDPRRRAELTDGLLRGIVRPRSRRAKVPVPSCADIRGTTPSAWTANQLSRMTPEDLRLCVDVIGQDKSLSPEQRRALWLKYRQVLGPARELSAEQLLLLGAVVTEMGERELQEAELAQPGVLEQLGALGAWSPQKMRAVVVSVLRKRRQRVEQLTAPDLASLGGLVCGLHPPEINRIDAYNLSLAVLFLREAVLPCSEEQLQALTGRLSRPEAFGAVSGWGPEVFTEIGTLAAGLQDMALSSLVREQIEGLTLEAIPLIPPKKMAVVLSAAQLSWLSGEQAWAVTPEQWAELDGRQRHALGLAQYEGDVLLEMRGRNGAPASRSADRLARCFLAAWILLRLID, translated from the exons atggcagagaacaggcCGGCCAAGGCCTCCGTGGGGCTCACCTCCGTCACCCTCGCCGTGTGGATCCTTCTGCTGGTCCCAGCGCTGCCGGAGAGGACAG GAGAGTCCAGCGATCTCAGGAGGGAGCTCATCAAGGAGCTGCTGTCAAAGTGGAGCAAGGGAGGCGTCTGGAACACGCCCCAGGCCCCGGGGCCAGGACCGGACCGGGACCAGAAGGtcctccaccccctggtgaGGAGCATCATGGGGGGCCTCAAAACCCTCGGGCTCTTCCCCAACAACGACCCGGGCCCCTCATCCCCGAACAGGGCGGTGGACCGCCACCGCCTGTCCAGCTTCCTGTACAACATCTCCCAGTACCTCCAGGAGATGGGcgcggagctggaggagggcccGGCCAGCGAGGAGCAGCTGTGGGAGAAGGTCCTGCAGTCCTTCATCCAGTCGGAGGGCAGCGCCGCGCAGAGCCAGTGGAGCGGCCAGGGCCCGCCGCGCCCCAGCGTGCGGCTCCAGGACTGGTTCCTGGCCCTGCGGGGCAGCCCGCACTGGGACTGGGCCCTGGGGCTCCTGGAGAGCCTGATCTCCCTCTCGGAGCGCCAGCCCCATCGGCCCCTCCTGGCCTTCCTGTCCCAGAACTGGCGCACGGTGTCAGCGCTGCTGGACGCCATGCTGCAGGGCCTGGTGAGCGGCAGCTACGGCCAGGCCAGCGCCGCCCTGCAGGGCTTCATCTGCGCGCTGAAGGGCCGCGCCGACTGCTCCTTCAGCGTCAGctggctgcagcagctgctgctctTCCTGGAGGGGCGGAGCTGGAGGCCCGTGGTCAGCGTGCACCCCATGGGGGGGGGCCCCGACAGCCACCGGGCCCCCGCCGCCTCCGGGCGTCTGAGGCCCTTCAGCCTGCCCCCCGAGGCCACGGAGGAGGGGGGCCCCCTGGGCAGCGGCCCCCTGGGCAGCGGCCCCCTGGGGAGCGGCCCACCTGGTAACGGCTCCCTGGGAGACGTGGAGGAGCTGTGGTCCCTGGCGGAGGACCTGGGCTCCATGCAGAGCTTCCTGCTGAGCGCCCTGTCGCGgtcgggggccgggggccgcgCGGGGCCCCCGGCCGAGAGGAGCCCCGCCCTGGTGGCGCGGCTGGACGGGCTGCGGCGGGGGCTGGTGCACCGCGTGGGCAACACCGTCTACAGGAGCCTGAGGACCAAGGTGTCGCGCGTCACCATGGCGATGCTGGATGACGTCAGCAGCCGGGTGGAGCTCCCGCACGCCAACCCCCAGGGGAAGTGCTCCGTCG GTGACCTGAGACAGCTAATCCTATG GGGGATCAAACACAACGTGACCTGGAACACCCAGGCTCTGGGCTTCAGCTCCCAGgggccccccgccgcccccccgttCCTGTCCTGCCCCGTCGTTGAAGACCCCGGCCCCGAGTCCTCCGGGCCCCTGGCCCGGCCCCATGCGTCCCTAAGACCCACGCTGCTGTCAAGGAAACACACTCCTCCCATCACCATCTCCCGGAGACAGGGGGACCCCCGGAATGAGGCCCCCCAGAGAGAGGCCCTCGAGCCCCTGTGGCCCCTGGCTGCGGCCCCCCGGAGAGAGGCCCCTGAGCCCCTGCTGTCCTCAGAGATCCTGGAGGCGGCGTGCAACGCCTCCATCCCTGGGCTCACCGGCGTGTCCAACTTCACCGTCTTCCTGTACTGCAACCTGTTCTCCGCGGAGAACAGGTCGGGGGCCGCGGGGCCAGCCGCCGGGGGCCCCGACCTGCACGCCACCTGCTCCGACGCCGCATGGTATCTGTGGGCGGCCGAGGAGGACTTCCTGTGGGTCCACGTCTGCAGCAAGTTCTTCGCCCAGGAGTTCAACAACACGGTCTGCGCCAACTCCTCCTTCTGGCTGCAGAGAGCGCATCAG GCCGCGGCCTCTAAGGACGACCCGTACTTCAACCCGTCCAGCATCAGCCAGCTGTGTGTGGCGCTGTCGGGGGAGCCGGTGAGGAGCACGGCGCCCCCGGACACCGCCTGCCTGGACGCGCTGGCGTCCCACGCCCTGACCGCGACCGACTTCCACCGCTGCTTCCTGCCCAACGACTCGGCCCTGATCTCCGTGCTGTGCGGCCCCCCCGACCGGGCCCCTGAGGGCGGCTGGGCGGCGGAGTACTGCTCCAAggcctcccccccgccccgggcGGGCCCCGGAGACCCCTGCGACTACGGGGCGTGGCAGCCAGAGAGCTTCACCAACGCCTCCCTGCTGGAGAGCTgcggggggccccggggcctgagGGACTACCTCTGTGACCCCGCCTCCCTGCCGCCCCAGGGGCCTGACGAGCCCGACCTCGACGAGCTGTGCGCCGACGGGGCCCCTGAGCCGGAGCCCGGGCCctgcttcctgcagaggttCTTCCAGCTGCTGCCGGCGCCGTACGACTTCGACAGCTCCCAGCTGTGCGCGGACCCCGGGcccctgctgctggaggccctgGGGCGGCTGAGCGCCTGCCAGCTGGACGAGGGGCCCCGCGGCGGCTGGCTGGGGGCCCTGGGCTACGCGCTGCGCGTGCTGGACTTCATGGTGGGGGTGTCggcggggctggaggagggcgagggcgaggccAGGGCGGGGCTGGCCCAGGCCATCCTGCTCTCCAGCCTCCTGGACAACGCCTCCTTCTGGGGCGCGCTGAGGCCCCAGGCCGCCCGCAGCGTCCTGCACACGGTGGGACGCTTCCTCCGCATGGAGCAGGACCCTGCCCTCAAAGAGGACCTGCTGGGCTGCTTCAGC CCTCTGCTGTGGGAGCTGATCCAGAGAGAGGACAACTCTTCGTCGCTGCGCGTCCTTATGCAG GAGTACCTCCAGATGCCCAGGGAGAGCATCCGCACGCTGGTGATGTCTGCGGAGAAGGACGCTGTGAAGAGGTTCCTCTCCCACGTGCATCAGAGCTGGGACCAGCTCCACGTTGAAACCACGCAG GCGTCCCAGCAGGAGCTCCAGGCAATGGAGTCCATGACCGCCGCCTTTATCCACAAGTTCCCGCGCGTGACTCCTGAGCTCTTCCTTGACCTGTCGCAGTTCATTCCTTTCATGTCCGTCTCCGACATCCTGACCTTCCCCGCTTCGCTCATCGTCAACGACAGCGT GTTGATGGCTATCCGCGACCACAGCGCAGAGATGCGTCCGGACCAGAAGCAGGCGTTCGTCAAGCGGCTGCTGCAGTCCAGCGTTCTGGGGGACGTCCCCACCTGGCCCCCCTACTTCCTCAGCTCGCTGCTCCCCCTGCTGCCACACCTCCCAGTCCACCGCTTCCAGCAGCTCACCTCCCAGCAG CTGGCTCCTCTGGTGGAGCTGCTGGCCAACAGCAGCCTGGACGGCACCAGGGGGCGCCACGTTCTGCGGACCCTCCTGCACCGCATGAAGAACCTGACCGGGTACCACCTGCTGAG GTTGGGGGGGCTGGCGTGCTACCTGGACCCGGCCGACCTGGGGCCCCTCCTCCAGGGGCCCCTGCTCCAGCCCCGGTCCGCTGGCCTCTGGCAGCAGCTGGCCCGCTGCGTGTCGGAGGGCCACCTCAGCCCTGCCGGCCGG ctctccACCTTGCTGCTCCCTGCAGTAGCCGCTCTGGACTCCAGCCTCCTGTCCCGTGAGGAGCTGTCAGCGCTCAGCGGCCTGCTGCCCCGGCTCGGGGCCTCCTTCCTGGAGCCGCTGCCCACCCCCCGGCTCCTGGAGCTCCTGACAGCCCCGGGGGTCCCCAGCTACCCCCCCGCTCAG GCGTCTCTGCTGCTCTCGAGGATCTCAGAGGACACCAAG TTCACCATGGAGACGCTGTGCCGGCTGAAGCCCCTCCTCCCCGGCCTGTCCCTGGCCGTGCTGCGGGCCCTGGGCTGGTCTGAGATCAGCTCCGGGGCCTCCTGCCAGTGCTGGAGCAGCCTGGGGTCTGGTCTGAGAGCCGGCCAGAGAGCCATGGTGTTCACCGCTCTGCAGgag GCGCTGCTGAGCGGGGGGGTGATGAACACCTCGCTGGGGGCCCCGTGCCTCGGGCCCTTCGTCCCGCTGAGGAGGTTgatggagctggtggagggggaggcggtCCTGGAGGACCTGCGCCCCTACAGGGAGGTCCACTGGCTCCCCCAGCAG GCCCAACTGCTGTTCAAGAAGATCCAAGAAGTTAAAAACATCAGCAGAGAATTGGTTCA GGATCTAGGTCACATGACCGGTGGAATGAGCTGTGATTGGCTTAGGCTTTGGAACAATGACACAGACTTTTCAAAGTTAGTTAAGTTGGTCAGTGATCTTCCTGAAATTATAAGACCGGCTCTG agGAAATGTATCGTGGAAGAGCTGAGAATCCACCCGGAGATCAGACTGGATGATCTCCACCCCTGGTTCGCTGCAGCGCTACC CGTCACCATGGCCGAGCGGCTCTCCAACACGTCTCTGACCCGGATCCTGGTCCTGCTCAGGAGGAACCTCCCGGCGTTCCTGACGCTCCCGCGCTACAAGCAGATGCACCTAGCCGAGCGGGCCCTGACCGTCCTG gCTTCCCCCAGGGCCCTAGCTGAAGGGGCCCTCGAGGGGGACAGCCTGGACCTGCTGGGGCCCCTGGTCCCCTTCCTGGAGCGGGGGACTCTGGCCCTGGTGGACCGCGAGGCCCTCATCGTGCGGCTGGACGACCTGAGGGGCTACTGCTGGCCCAGTGACCCCCTGGGGGGCCTGGGGCCCCTGCTGGGAGAGAGGACCCTGCTGGG GGAGCCGTCCAAGTGGGAGGTCCAGGACGTGGAACATCTAGGACGGCTGGTCCTCACGCTGTCGGCCAAGCAGATCAACTCTATCCCCCTG GCCGTGCTGACCCGGGACGCGGTGGAGCAGGTGCTGGTGGCGCAGCGGCGCTGGGAGGAGACGAGGGTGGGCCGGGCCTGTGATGCCCACTGCACTGACCCCCGTCGACGGGCAGAGCTCACGGACGGCCTGCTACGAGGGATCGTCAGGCCACGGAGCAGGAGAGCTAAAG TCCCGGTCCCAAGCTGTGCGGACATCAGAGGGACCACTCCCTCCGCCTGGACGGCCAATCAGCTGAGCCGAATGACCCCGGAGGATctgaggctgtgtgtggacGTGATTGGTCAGGACAAGTCCCTGAGCCCGGAGCAACGCCGGGCGCTGTGGTTAAAGTAccgacag gtcTTGGGTCCAGCGAGGGAGCTGAGCGCGGAGCAGCTTCTGCTGCTGGGCGCGGTGGTCACCGAGATGGGCGAGAGGGAGCTGCAGGAGGCAGAGCTCGCCCAGCCGGGGGTCCTGGAGCAGCTGGGGGCCCTTGGGGCCTGGAGCCCTCAGAAG ATGAGGGCGGTGGTCGTGAGTGTCCTGAGGAAGCGGCGACAGAGGGTGGAGCAGCTGACGGCGCCGGACCTGGCGTCACTCGGGGGGCTGGTCTGCGGCCTGCACCCCCCCGAGATCAACCGGATCGACGCCTACAATCTCAG CCTGGCTGTCCTGTTCCTGCGGGAGGCGGTGCTGCCTTGCTCAGAGGAGCAGCTTCAGGCCCTGACCGGGCGGCTGTCCCGGCCCGAGGCCTTCGGGGCGGTGTCCGGCTGGGGGCCCGAGGTGTTCACCGAGATCGGGACGTTGGCAG CGGGGCTGCAGGACATGGCTCTGTCCTCCCTGGTGAGAGAGCAGATAGAGGGTCTCACACTGGAAGCCATTCCCCTGATCCCCCCCAAGAAGATGGCG GTGGTCCTGAGCGCGGCCCAGCTGTCCTGGCTGAGCGGGGAGCAGGCCTGGGCCGTGACCCCGGAGCAGTGGGCGGAGCTGGACGGCCGGCAGCGCCACGCCCTGGGCCTGGCCCAGTACGAGGGGGACGTGCTGCTGGAgatgagag GGAGGAACGGGGCTCCGGCCTCCAGATCAGCAGACAGACTCGCCCGTTGTTTCCTGGCTGCATGGATTCTGCTACGGCTAATAGATTAA